The sequence below is a genomic window from Bradyrhizobium septentrionale.
CGGAAGCGGCCGGTCAATCCGGCTCCGGAAGAGGAGGAGGGCGGCAAGCGTCCGCCCAAAACGATACCGGTGGTCTCGGATTTGCTCAGGGCGGCGGCCGAGCAATTCCAGTTTACGCCGCAGCGGCCGGCCAAAGAGGTCGAGTTCAAGCGCGCCTATGCCCGCTACGCACGCGCGGCGGGGCTGACGCCGGAGCAGGCGGTGCGGGTCTATTCGTTCGAGACCGGCGGCACCGGCAATTACGACGTCCAGGCGGGCATCGAGCATGGCGGCAAGCGCGCCATTTCCACCGCGATGGGCTACAACCAGCTGCTCACCACCAACACGGTCGAGTTATTGGCCGAGCAGGGTCATGAATTCGTGCGGGACCTTTCCGAGCGGGTTGCGGCGACGCAGGGGCCGGCGCGCAAGGCCATGGAGCACAAGCTCGCGGTGCTGAAGAAGATGGTGGCGTTTAGTCGCACCGTGCCCGACGACTGGTCGGCGCATCAACGGCTCGCCGACACCGCGCAGGGCTGGGCCTGTCATGCCATGGTGCTCGACATCGACGTCGGCCCGATGCTGCAGACCCATAAGCTGCTGACCTCGGTGATCTTCGCCCGCAACAAGGGCTACACACGGCCGCTGACCGCGGCCGAGCTCGAGATGATGAACCTCACCGGCGACGGCACCGGGCTCGACATGGTGACCATGCCGCAGGCGATGCGCGAGCAGGTGCCGACCTCGAACTTCTTCCAGCGCTCCGGCTACGAGCGCAACCCGGTCGCGATCCGCCACAACACCGTGGCCCGGCTGCTCGCCGTCACCAATGAGCGGATGGACTTCAACAGCAACAAGCCTGGCGCCCGGGAATTGGCCGCGGCGTTCTGACGTCGGCCGAAAAACGCTAGAGCTTCGGTTCTGACTGAATCAGAACCGAAGCTCTAGACTCTTGTTTTGACGCGTTTTCTTCACGCGAACCGGTGTCCACTTCGCTCGAAAACGCTCTAGTTCGAGCCGAACATGAACTTACCGTCGCCCTCGAGATAGGGCCCGGGGCGCATGTAGAGCTGGCCATTGTGGCCGATGAAGAACAGCGTCCCCCTCGGCACCTTCTTGGCGCCCTTCAACAGCGTGCCGGCATTGCTGGTGCCCATCTTGTAGGCCCAGGTCTTGCCCTCCTTGTCATAGGCGTAGCCCATGTCGGGCTTCAGCTCCCACGGCGCAGCCTCCTGCGCGAAGGCGCATGTCGTCAGCGCGGCAAACGCCGCAGTCGCAACAAAGGTCTTGGTCAAAAAATGCGTCATGATCCACCTCCGGCCGAGAAAAACGGCGTCGTCCCCACGGTTCTGAACAAATCACGAACGCCATTCGTGCGTCAATACGACAATCGGCGCGGCCGCTCGCGCCGGTCTGCGACTTTGTGATTCCCCGCATCGAGCTTGACGACTATCTTCGCGTTACCGTTTACAAACGCCTCGATTGCCAGAAACACGACCTTGGGGATGGATCAGGATGAACCACGTCATGAAGATCGGTATCGGTGTCGCGCTGTCGTTCATGACGCTGGCGTCAGCCGCGCAGGCCGACGAATTCAAGCTCTCCAACAACCAGCGCATCTCCTGCAGCCGCGGCCTGTCCGCCGGCAAGCTCAACACCGCGACCTGCAAGTCCTACGCCTATCTGTTCAACGCCAAGACCTCGGAATATTTCCGCTGCCAGGTTTCGCTGGCGCTGACGCGGGACAACAAGGAGGTCATCAACGTCCAGGCCGATGGCGGCTGCACCAGGAAGCCGCGTATCTTCGAGACCGACGGCAACTACACCTTCGACGCCACCGAGACCGAGCCGCCGAACACCAATTCGTTCTTCGGTCCGGGCGGCTATGCGATCTGGGCGAGCGACGCCAACACCCAGAAGATCCGCGGCTGCATCACCATCTCGTCCGGCCTCGGCTCCGACATCTCGAAGTGCCTCGACATGACGTTCCAGTGACGGCGGTGCGGATAGCGTGATGCGCAAGCTGCGCCCAGCCCCGCTCTGCCGCTCCTGGCTGTTTCTCGAAGGCGCCAATGAGGCGGTCCTGCAGCGGGCAGCCGCCAGCGGCGCCGACGTGTTGATCCATGAGCTCGAGGATTTCACCCCGCCGCCGCTGCGTCCGAAGGCGCGGGCACTGGCGGCCGCGCTCTATGCGGCCTGGCGCGACCAGGGCGTTGTTGTCGCGGTCCGCGTCAATCCGCTGGACCAGGACGGCATGGATGACCTCGCCGCGGTGATGCAGGGACGTCCCGATATCGTCGCGCTGCCGAAGGTTGCCGAGCCGCACCATGTCGTCCGGCTTGACGAGGCGGTGACGCGGTTCGAGCGCGACTATGGCATCGCCGAGGGATCGACGTCCCTGCTGCCGAACATCGAGTTCGCGCGCGGTCTGGTGCAGACCGGCGCGATCGCGGCAGCAAGCCGGCGCATCATCGGTTGCCTGATGGCCTCCGAAGATCTCGCCGCCGATCTTGGTGCCGAGCGCGGCAGCGATGGCCTGGAGCTCGCCTATGCGCGGCAACGCTTCATCGTCGAATGTCGCGCGGCTGGCGTCGTCGCGGTCGATTGTCCCTACACCTGGAGCGACGCTGAAGGCGTCGCGCGCGACACGGTGTGGGCGCGACGGCTGGGCTACACCGCCAAGAGCCTGGTCGATCCTGCGCACGCGACAATCGTCAACGGCGTCCTCACGCCGAGTGAGGACGAGCTGCGCCAGGCGGGCAGGATCGTCGCGGCGTTCGAGGCGGCGCGGACACAGGGCCTTGGGCGCGTCGAACTCGATGGCTCGCTGCTCGAGGTCCCGACCTATTCGAACGCAAAGCGTCTGATCGCGCGCGGCGAGGCGCTGCGCGCGATCGATCGCAATGCTCAAGCCTGACCAGAGGCCACGCCTCAGGATACGATCGGCTCTTTCTCCGAGAAGTGCATGCGTGAGCGCGCGAACTTCTTGACGCCCATCGGCTTGCCGAACAGGTAACCCTGGACCTGATCGAAATCCATCTCATGCGCGGCGAGGAAGTCCGCGCGCGTCTCGACGCCCTGCGCGACGACTTGCGCGCCGCTATCGTGAGCTAGCTCAATGACCCGCCGGCACACCGTCTGCTTCAGGCGCTGGTCCGCGCAGCCGGTGACGAATTGATGGTCGACCTTGAGCTGGACGAACGGGAAGTTCGGCAGTCCGAGCAGGGACGGCCAGTTGGCGCCGACATTGTCGATCGAGATGCCGATATTGTGCAACCGCACACGCCTCGCGACATCGATCGCAAGGTCGAGATTGTCGACCACCTCGGTGCTGTCGATCTCGATCAGCAGGCCGGCGAAGGCCGCATGATCCGGCATGCGGTAACAGAGCTCGCGCACCGCGTCGTCATCGGCGAGAAACGACATCGGCAGGTTGATCGAGAGATCGACCGGCCCGATCTGCTCGAGGAGATAGCGCCAGTCCTCGATCGCGCGCGCGATCACGAACTCGGACAGCGCATGAAAATGCGGATCGCCTTCATCGGGGATGAAGTAGGCCGGCGGCACGACGCCCCAGGCTGGATGGCGCATCCGGATCAGCGCTTCGGCGCCGCTCGGAACCAGCGTGCGGAGATGAATTTTCTGCTGATACCACAGCTCGAGCCAGCCGGCCTTCAGCGCTTCGGGCACATCCACCGCGGGGCTCGGCGCGGGTTCGAGCGGCAGCAGCGACGCAAGACTGTCACGCAGGGTTCCCGCGCTGAACGGCGTCGACAGTGCCGGCAGCATGGCGATGCCGTATTCATCGCCGATCTGCCGGACCGCCTTGACGATGATCGAGTCCGGCTGGCCGATGACGAGGACCTTGCCGCCGTAGTCCTTTCTCACCAAAGTCTCGAGAATTTTACTGACTTCGATGCCGTCAACGGACACGCCGAGCACCAGAAGATCGGGCCGTTCCGCGTCCAGGACGGTTTCGAGTTCCAAAGCCTGGCTGCATTCACTGGTGATGAAGCCGAGGTCTTCCAGCGCCTCCGCGAGGAAGGTCCGAAGGTGTTTTTTGCTGTCCGCAATGCATGCGCGTGGGGTCAGCTTGCGATGTCCGAACCATCCGGCTCGCGCGTGTCCGATGTGACTGATGTGGTTCATGCCCCGCCTTATCCGTAATTACCCCGGCCTGACTCGTACATCCAAGAGCGGCGGCAATCATGGAAATTTCTGGCTCATACATTGATTGCGCCGCTAACCTTAAAGGATTCAATTCGAATCAAATGACGCGGGAATCGGCGCGTCTCACCGCTGTCGCGCGCGCAACAAATGCGTCATCTGACGTTCATGAGCGCGATCGCGCCGGCTTTTGACGTCGGCAGAAACATTGCGTGCGTGTTTCATCGAGAGACGGTGTTAATGACTGTGGTGTCGCTTCGATGCAGACGTGGATCTGCGTCATTGTCGGACATCAGATCGTGTCACGCGGCGTGATGCGTTGATCCGCTGCCGAGCGCCGACGGCGAATCGGATCATCCGTTCTGCGGTGCCAATGCAGTTGTGTGTGACGGCGTCGTTGCCGTGCGCAATGTCTCCGGCATCAACGCGCAGTAGCCGATCAGCCCGGCACAAGCGACGGCTGCAAGGAACAGGAATGCGGCGCTATAACCGGCGTGGACGACGATGAATCCGGCGACTGCCGTGCTCAGCGCGCCGCCGAGGCCGGTTGCGGTGGCGATCGCGCCCTGACTGATGTTGAAATGCCCGGTACCGTGCGTGAGATCGGCAACCACGAGGGGGAATAGAGCGCCGAAGATCCCGGCGCCGACGCCGTCGAGCAATTGCACCGACACCAGCCAGTATGGGTTGTCCGACAGCGGATAGAGCGCGCCACGAATGGCCAGCACCGCGAGCGCCACAGCGAAGATCGGCTTGCGGCCCCAAACATCGGCCTTGCGTCCGACCAGCACCGCAACCGGCACCATCACCATCTGCGCCGCGATGATGCAGACCGACATCAGCGACGTCCCGAGGTTGCGGTTGACCAATGCGAGCTTCTGGCCGACCAGCGGCAGCATCGCCGCGTTGGCAAAGTGAAAGATCACGGTGGAGACCGCGAAGATCAAAAGCGGCTTGCAGGTCAGCAGCACGCGAAAGCCGGATGGCTGGTCCTGCGCCGCGCCTTGTCCCTCTGCGACATCGTCGAGTCCGCGCGCGACCTGATGGTCGATGGCGGCGGCCGGGATCGACAGCGTTGCGGCGATGCTGGCGAGCGCCATCGCCGCCAGCAGCCAGAACACGACGATTGGGCCGAACCAGTAGGCTGTGCCGCCGGCGATCGCCGCGGCGACCGCGTTGCCGGCGTGATTGAACGCTTCGTTGCGGCCTGTCCGCGCCGCGAATGCCTTGGGTCCGACAATGCCGAGCGTCACCGCGGCGATCGCCGGCGCGAACACCGATCCGGCGGCGGCCGCGAGCGCTTGGGTCGCGGCGACCAGTTCGAACCGGTCGAGCAGCGGCAGCAGCAGGCACGCGGCGGTCACGGCAATCGCAGCCGCGATCATCAGGGCGCGCTTGGCGTGGCTGCGGTCGATCAGGGCGCCGGACGGGGTCTGGGCGACGATCCCGGCAATCGCCGCGATCGACATCACTGACCCGATCGAGGCCTCGTCCCATTTCCGTTCGGTCAGCAGATAGATCGCCAGATAAGGGCCGAGCCCGTCCCGCACGTCGGCGAGGAAGAAGTTCAACGCATCAAGCGCGCGCGTGGCGGTCGTCCGGGACGGCTGCAAGTCATACCTCGCCGCGGGATTGCGCATCTCAACCCGCTCGCATGCGCAGAGTTCCCGTCGTGGCGAGCGGTGCTGCCATACGGGATCCCTGTTTGGATGGGTTGACCCCGTGGGGGTGTGCGGCCAATTTCCGGCTGAGCCTAAGGGGAGAATAGGGCTCAGCGTAATCCGGGGAGACCGGCCCCCGGATTTCGCTGGCGCTTCATCCGGGTTACGGGCCTTATTCGGGCGACAAGAACAACAAGGGAGAACAAACGATGGATCGGCTCAAGGGCAAGGTTGCGATGGTGGTCGGCGCGGGCTCGATTGGGCCCGGCTGGGGCAATGGCAAGGCGACCGCCGTGACCTTTGCGCGCGAGGGCGCCAGCGTGTTCTGCGTCGATCGCAACGGCGCGGCGGCCGAGGAGACGGTCAAGATCATCACCGAGGAGGGCGGCAAGGCTGTCGCATTCACTGCCGATGTGTCGCGTGCCGTCGAGGTCGAGGCGATGGTCGCGGCCTGCCTGAAGACCTATGGCCGCATCGACGTGCTCGACAACAATGTCGGCATCGCCGAGGTCGGCAGCGTGGTCGAGGTGGCGGAAGCCGATTGGGACCGCGTGTTCGCGGTCAACCTCAAGAGCGCTTATCTGTCGATGAAGCACGTCATTCCCGTGATGATCAAGCAGGGCGGCGGCTCGATCATCAACATCTCTTCGATCGCATCGATCCGCCATGTCGGCATTTCCTATGTCAGCTACAATGCGAGCAAGGCGGCGATGAACCAAATGACGCGTTCGACCGCGGTCGAGTTTGCCTCCAAGCATGTCCGCGTCAACGCGATCCTGCCCGGGCTGATGAAGACGCCGATGGTGGCGCATTCGGCGGGGCTGGCGCAGAGCTACGCCAAGGGCGACGTCGAGGCGATGTGGCGCGCCCGCGACGCGCAGGTGCCGATGGGGCACATGGGCGACGCCTGGGACGTCGCCAATGCCGCGCTGTTCCTCGCGTCGGACGAATCGAAATATGTCACCGGCATCGAGCTCGTGGTCGACGGCGGCATTACTTCGAAGTCCGGTGCGTAAAAGAGGTTACTGCGCCAGCGCCAGGATGCCGCCGGCAAACGAATGCCAGGCGGCCGAGGTGCTGATCGGCCAGTTCAACAGCTTCACCGCGACCAGCGCCAACCCACCATAGATGTAGACCGGGTGCGGACGGCCGCGGGTGCGCCAGTCGAACACGATCGCGACGACCAGCAGCAGATAGGCCACGAATGCCGGCGCGATCGTGACCGGGACCGGCGGTGGCCCCGGCGGGCCTGATGGTGCGAGGAAGGTCAGGAACCAGCGCAACCGCAGCATCGAGGATCGAAACGGCCGCGAGCAGCATCAGCCGCTTGTGTGCTTCGCGGTAGCGGACGTAGATGATCGCGAGCGCGAAGACGATTGCAAAGAACACGATGCCGCTGAACGGAACGATCGAAAAGGCGATGCCTTCGTTGATCTGCCCGATCGCGGCCGAGCGCTTCATGACGCTGATCGAGGCCATCAGGCCCAGCATCGTCATGGCAGTCGCAAGCGACACGCCGATCATGCCGACCCGGCGATGCCGCACGATCCGCCCCGAAGCCGCAAGCCAGCTCTGGAATACGAAATAGAGCGTCCAGGCGAAGAACAGCAGGCCATGCAAATGCACGACAGGGGGCGCTGCCAGCGAACCCCGCGCCATCGGCACCCAGTAGGTCGGGGCAAAGCCGAGTACGGCGACCGCCATGCACGACAACGCCATATAGAAATAGAAGAACTGCGCTTCGATCTTCGCCGAGGCGCGTTGTGAATTGCGATCGATGAGGATTGTCATGATGTTGGGTCTGACAAATCCAGCGATGGTTCAACCGGGCCCGGCTGCGAACGATCTTGTGAAGACGGCGGGCCATCACGCCTCAGCGCTGAGTTCGGCGCGGTCGAGCTCTTCTTCGACCAGATGGAAGGCATCGTCACCGATCGCCTCGGTGTGGCGCAGATCGAGCAGTGCATGACGCGCTGCTGCGATGGCGCGGCGGCGCAGCGGATCGGCCGGCAGTTCGCCCGAGGCGATGCCGCCATCCGGCTCGGTCTCGGCGCGCAGCAGCACCGCGCGGTATTCGAGCCGGAGGATCTCGGCCTCCTCGGAGGGGTCCGCATCGATTTCGTCCAGCGCCGCGCGAAAGGCGACGCCGCGGGCGTGCGCGGCCTCGCGCGCGACCGGATCGTCGTCATCGAATTTCATCGCCAGGATCAGCGGCCGCAGCGTCAGGCCCTGGATCACCAGCGAGCCGAGCACCACGGCAAACGCCGTCAGCAGGATCAGGTCGCGATATGGAAAATACTCCGGCAGCGCAAAGGCAGCCGCCAGCGTGACGATGCCGCGCATGCCGCACCAGGATACGACGATGCTACGTCGCAGCGACGGCACCGCCGCCACTACGTAGCGCGGCAGCAGGCCGCGCGCCTTCAGGGCACGCAGGAAGGCGCCATAGGACATCACCCAGGCGATGCGGACGACGACCACGACCGCGAGGATCGCGGCGGCGAAGCTGCAATATTTCCACCGCACCTCGTCGTCGAGCTCCGACCAGATCGGACGCAGTTGCATGCCGATCAGCATGAAGGCGAGCACGTTGAGGACGAAGATCACGGTTTCCCACACCGTGTAGGACGACACGCGCAGCCGCGCCGAGGTGCGGGCCGGCGCGGTGCGGGCGATGGTGATCGCATAGGCGATGATGGTGAGGATGCCGGACAGTCCGAGATGCTCGGCGATGATCCACACCATGAAGGTGCCGCCGAACTGGGTGATGATCGCGCTCGGTGCCTCGGTGATGCGGCGGGTGATCATCATCCAGACCTGCGCGAACAGATAGCCTGCGGCGAGGCTGCCGACCAGCGCGACCGCAAGCGACGGCACGAATTCGCGCACCTTCATGTGTTCGGCCGCGATCAGGCCGACGGCGACGCGATAGATCAGCAGCGAGCTGGCGTCGTTGAGCAGGCTCTCGCCCTCGAGGATCTTCTGGATCCGGTAGGGCAATTTGACCTGGCGCAGGATCGCGGTGGCCGCGGCCGCGTCGGGCGGGGCGACGATGGCGCCGAGCGCGATCGCGACCGGCCAGGGCATGTCGGGAAGCAGCCAGCGCGCCACCACCGCGACCGCCACCGTCGTGATGCCGACCGCGACCAGCACCAGCGTCGAGACCGGCAGCCAGTTGTTGCGGAGATCGCGCAGCGAGGTATCGAACGCGGCATCGAGCAGCACTGGTGCTACGAACAGCGCCAGCGCCAGTTTCGGTTCCAGCGCCCAGGACGGGCCGGACGGCACGAAAGCCAGCAGCACGCCGCCGACCGCGAGGAA
It includes:
- a CDS encoding HpcH/HpaI aldolase/citrate lyase family protein, producing MRKLRPAPLCRSWLFLEGANEAVLQRAAASGADVLIHELEDFTPPPLRPKARALAAALYAAWRDQGVVVAVRVNPLDQDGMDDLAAVMQGRPDIVALPKVAEPHHVVRLDEAVTRFERDYGIAEGSTSLLPNIEFARGLVQTGAIAAASRRIIGCLMASEDLAADLGAERGSDGLELAYARQRFIVECRAAGVVAVDCPYTWSDAEGVARDTVWARRLGYTAKSLVDPAHATIVNGVLTPSEDELRQAGRIVAAFEAARTQGLGRVELDGSLLEVPTYSNAKRLIARGEALRAIDRNAQA
- a CDS encoding EAL domain-containing protein, giving the protein MNHISHIGHARAGWFGHRKLTPRACIADSKKHLRTFLAEALEDLGFITSECSQALELETVLDAERPDLLVLGVSVDGIEVSKILETLVRKDYGGKVLVIGQPDSIIVKAVRQIGDEYGIAMLPALSTPFSAGTLRDSLASLLPLEPAPSPAVDVPEALKAGWLELWYQQKIHLRTLVPSGAEALIRMRHPAWGVVPPAYFIPDEGDPHFHALSEFVIARAIEDWRYLLEQIGPVDLSINLPMSFLADDDAVRELCYRMPDHAAFAGLLIEIDSTEVVDNLDLAIDVARRVRLHNIGISIDNVGANWPSLLGLPNFPFVQLKVDHQFVTGCADQRLKQTVCRRVIELAHDSGAQVVAQGVETRADFLAAHEMDFDQVQGYLFGKPMGVKKFARSRMHFSEKEPIVS
- a CDS encoding MFS transporter; amino-acid sequence: MQPSRTTATRALDALNFFLADVRDGLGPYLAIYLLTERKWDEASIGSVMSIAAIAGIVAQTPSGALIDRSHAKRALMIAAAIAVTAACLLLPLLDRFELVAATQALAAAAGSVFAPAIAAVTLGIVGPKAFAARTGRNEAFNHAGNAVAAAIAGGTAYWFGPIVVFWLLAAMALASIAATLSIPAAAIDHQVARGLDDVAEGQGAAQDQPSGFRVLLTCKPLLIFAVSTVIFHFANAAMLPLVGQKLALVNRNLGTSLMSVCIIAAQMVMVPVAVLVGRKADVWGRKPIFAVALAVLAIRGALYPLSDNPYWLVSVQLLDGVGAGIFGALFPLVVADLTHGTGHFNISQGAIATATGLGGALSTAVAGFIVVHAGYSAAFLFLAAVACAGLIGYCALMPETLRTATTPSHTTALAPQNG
- a CDS encoding SDR family NAD(P)-dependent oxidoreductase codes for the protein MDRLKGKVAMVVGAGSIGPGWGNGKATAVTFAREGASVFCVDRNGAAAEETVKIITEEGGKAVAFTADVSRAVEVEAMVAACLKTYGRIDVLDNNVGIAEVGSVVEVAEADWDRVFAVNLKSAYLSMKHVIPVMIKQGGGSIINISSIASIRHVGISYVSYNASKAAMNQMTRSTAVEFASKHVRVNAILPGLMKTPMVAHSAGLAQSYAKGDVEAMWRARDAQVPMGHMGDAWDVANAALFLASDESKYVTGIELVVDGGITSKSGA
- a CDS encoding cation:proton antiporter, with amino-acid sequence MLTFEWIIGLLLAAVALSALARKIKVPYPTFLAVGGVLLAFVPSGPSWALEPKLALALFVAPVLLDAAFDTSLRDLRNNWLPVSTLVLVAVGITTVAVAVVARWLLPDMPWPVAIALGAIVAPPDAAAATAILRQVKLPYRIQKILEGESLLNDASSLLIYRVAVGLIAAEHMKVREFVPSLAVALVGSLAAGYLFAQVWMMITRRITEAPSAIITQFGGTFMVWIIAEHLGLSGILTIIAYAITIARTAPARTSARLRVSSYTVWETVIFVLNVLAFMLIGMQLRPIWSELDDEVRWKYCSFAAAILAVVVVVRIAWVMSYGAFLRALKARGLLPRYVVAAVPSLRRSIVVSWCGMRGIVTLAAAFALPEYFPYRDLILLTAFAVVLGSLVIQGLTLRPLILAMKFDDDDPVAREAAHARGVAFRAALDEIDADPSEEAEILRLEYRAVLLRAETEPDGGIASGELPADPLRRRAIAAARHALLDLRHTEAIGDDAFHLVEEELDRAELSAEA